The sequence GAGCTCAGCCTCGATTGTTCAGGCCTAGCGAGTCTCGGTCGATCGGAGCTCGAGGCCGTCGTCCGTTGGTCTCAAGTCGCTGCGCATTTGGACGATTTGGGGGTGCTGGGCCTGGAGTTCACGCAGCCCTTGGCGTCTTGGCCCTCGATTAGTTGATCTGCACCTTGGCTTCGCTGGAGGCCTGCTGCAGCCGGGCTCCCACAGCGATAGGGAACATGGCTAGCGAGAACGCGCTGGCGAGGATGATCTGGGTCAGTTCGCCTCCCGGGACTAGGCGATCAGGACCGCTCACCTCGGCGAGCAGCAGCAATCCGAGCAAGTAGCCAAACCACCACCTGCCATGGGCTCCATCGACCCGTTGGCCCTTCCAGTGGTTGATCCCGGCAAAGATCAGGGCTGGAACGAGGACCAGGGCCATCGCTCCTTCAACCGCGCTGCGTCCGCACCACAGGACGGCGCAGCTGGAGATCATGAAAGTGAGTGGGCAGATGACCGCGGCCCAAGGCAGAGCAAAAGCGCGCTGGGCCGTAGGCAGCTGATGGCGCAGGGCCAGCAGGCTGACGGGACCAACGGCGAGGGCAATCACCAAGCAGGCGGTGAGAAAGCTCACGACCTGCTGCCAGCTGGGTCCAAGCAGCAGCATCACGATTCCAATCACCAGGCTCAGGACCAGAGCCGTGCTGGGAACGGCTTGCCGGTTTAGGTGCTCCAGTCGCTTGGGCAACAGGCCAAGGTTGCCCATCATCCAGGCGACCCGGCCTGACAGTCCCAAGTAGGTCATGGCGGTGGCTCCTGGGGAGATCACCGCGTCACTCAGCAGTAAACCCACCACCCAGCTCAGCCCGAGTCCCATGGCGATCGCGACGAGTGGTCCACCGTGGGCGCTGAGTTGCAGAGCCCCCCAGCCCCCGTTCAGGCTGCCGTGGGGGACGGCCACCAAGAACGCCAGTTGCAGCAACAGATAGATGGCAATGGAGAGGCCCAGGCCCAGGCCCATCGCCAGCGGGACGGTGCGTTGGGGATCTCTCGCCTCCCCCGCCAAATCCATGGCTGTGCGAAACCCGAGCAGGCTGAAGAGGATGCCGCCGCCGCTGATGGCCTGAACGACTCCAGGCAGCCAGCTCTCCCCCTGGTTGGGAGGCCCGACACTCACCAGCAAATTGCTCCAGTCGGCGGCACTCAGCATCAGGGCGGCGGAGATCAGTAGGGGGACCACCAACTTCCAGCCGGTCAGCGTGTCGATCCAGCGAGCCAGGGTTTGCACCCCAGACAGGTTGACCCAGGTCATCAACACCAAGAGCACGGCGGCGCAGCCCATCCCCAAGGGACTGAGCACCTGGCCTTGGCCGCCATCGAGGGTGAGCCACGGAAGGTCGCTGGCCAGGTACTGGATCATGGCCAGCACCTCGATGGTGGGCAGGGCCAGGTAGGCGATCCAGGCGCACCAGCCGCCGATGAAGCCCGCGAGGCGGCCATGGCTGAGCATCGGGATTTGCGCCAGGGCGCCTGAACTGGGGACAAGGGCTCCCAGTTCGGCAAACACCATGGCCAAGCCAAAGGCCAGAACCCCGCCGAGGACCCAAGCGATCAAGCTGGCGGCCCCGGCACTGCGGGCGGCATAGAAGGGAGCAAAGAGCCAGCCCGAGCCGATGGTTCCGCTGACCACCGCCAGGGTCAAGCTGCGCAGGCCGAGGCTGCGTGTGAGGCCGCTCATCGCCCTGACTCAGTATTTCGCTTCCCATCCTGGTTGGCTCTGGCTAAAGCGAAACCAGCGACCGTTGTCTTTTGATGTCGGCTTTCTTGCGTGCCGGGCTCACCGCCTTGATCAGTGGTGGTGCCCTGATGGCGTCTGCCCCTGCTCTGGCTTCCTGTCAGTTCCTTACCCCTGTGGGAGGCAATGGCCAGAGCAACGTCGTCACCAAGACCATCAGCCTCGGCAGCCCCTTGCCCTTCAGTCGTCCGAACTGGAACACCGACTTCTTCGTGAATCAGCCCTACCGCCGCTACAAGCTGTTCTTCACCGCCAACTCCTCAGTCAGTGCCACCTATCCAATCCAGGCTTTTCTGAAGTTCACCGATGGCTCGAATCTCCAGGTGGTGAACGAGTCCTATGCCCCCAATCTGGGGTCCGGGCGTCAGTGGGACATTCAGGCCGTTCCTGGCAAAACGGTGAACCAGGTGAACTTCAAGATTGGGGCCAGTCGTGATCAGGCGGCCACGGGCTTCACCTATCGAATCTCCGTGCAGGGCTGTAACTAACTCTTCTTTGCTCAGAGCAGGAAGTAGCGCTGCGCCATCGGCAGCACCTCGGCGGGTTCGCAGCTGAGCAATTCGCCGTTGGCAAACACCTCATAGGTCTGGGGGTCGACCTCCACCTTCGGTAGGGCGGTGTTGTTTTTCATCGCCGCCTTGCTGATGCCACTGCGCGTATTCAGGACCGGGACACAGGCGCGCTCCAGTCCCAGTTTCCGCGGTAGATCGGCATCGAGAGCTGCTTGGCTCACGAAGGTCAGGCAACTGGGGGCCAGCGCTTTCCCGAAGGCCGCGAACATGGGCCGGCCGTGCACGGGGCCGGGCGTGGGGATTGAGGCGTTGGCGTCGCCCATCTGCGCCCAGACGATCGAGCCACCCTTGATGACCAGCTCCGGTTTCACCCCAAAGAAGCCCGGCTTCCAGAGCACGAGATCCGCCAGCTTGCCCACCTCAACGGAACCGACCTGTTGATCGAGGCCATGGGCGATCGCTGGATTGATCGTGGTTTTGGCGATGTAGCGCTTGAGGCGGGTGTTGTCGTTGCGGCTGCTGTCCTCCGGCAGCGCGCCCCGCTGCACCTTCATCTTGTGGGCGGTCTGGAAGGTGCGGGTGATCACCTCCCCCACGCGGCCCATGGCCTGGGAGTCGCTGGCGATGATCGAGAAGGCACCAAGGTCGTGAAGGATGTCTTCGGCGGCAATGGTCTCCCGCCGGATGCGTGACTCGGCGAAGGCCACATCCTCTGGGATCTTGGGATCGAGGTGGTGGCACACCATCAGCATGTCGAGGTGTTCCTCGAGCGTGTTGCGGGTGTAGGGCCTTGTCGGATTCGTGCTGCTGGGCAGGACGTTGGCTTCGCCGCAGATCTTGATGATGTCCGGGGCATGACCGCCTCCAGCCCCCTCGGTGTGGAAGGTGTGGATCGTGCGTCCGCCGATGGCCCGGATCGTGTCTTCGACAAACCCCGCCTCGTTGAGCGTGTCGCTGTGGATGCAGACCTGCACATCCAAGCGATCGGCAACGCTTAAACAGCAGTCGATGGCGGCTGGGGTGGTTCCCCAGTCCTCGTGAAGCTTGAGCCCGCAAGCGCCGGCGTGGACCTGCTCTTCAATCGCCTCGGGGGTGGAGGCATTGCCTTTGCCGAAGAATCCCAGGTTGACCGGCAGACCCTCGGCCGCTTGCAGCATCCGGCCGATATGAAAGGCCCCTGGAGTGCAGGTGGTGGCGTTGGTTCCCGTGGCCGGTCCTGTTCCGCCGCCGAGCAGTGTTGTCACCCCACTGGCGAGTGCCGTTTCGATCTGCTGGGGGCAGATGAAGTGAATGTGGGTGTCGATCGAGCCCGCTGTGAGGATGTGGCCCTCCCCAGCAATCGCTTCGGTGCCTGGGCCCACGACGATGTCGACCCCGGCCTGGGTGTCAGGGTTGCCCGCCTTGCCGATGCCGCAGATGCGGCCATCGCGGATGCCGATGTCCGCTTTGACGATCCCCCACCAATCAAGAATCAGGGCGTTGGTGATGACGGTGTCGACGGCTCCATCGGCGCGGGTGGTCTGGGCTTGGCCCATGCCGTCGCGGATGACCTTTCCGCCGCCGAACTTCACCTCATCGCCGTAGACGGTCAGGTCCCGCTCCACCTCGAGGATGAGTTCGGTGTCCGCCAGGCGCAGGCGATCGCCGGTGGTGGGGCCGTAGGTCTCGGCGTACTGACGGCGGGAAATCCGGTAGGGCATGGGGTGTCAGTCAGTCGAGGGGGCCGTTGATCAGGCCGTTGAAGCCAAAAACGCGCCGCGATCCGGCAAAAGGAACCAGTTGCACTTCGCGGCTGTCGCCGGGTTCAAAGCGGATCGCTGTGCCGGCAGGAATGTCGAGCCGTTGCCCCCGGGTGGCCTCGCGGTCGAAGTGCAGGGCGGCGTTGGCCTCAAAGAAGTGGAAGTGCGAACCCACCTGCACGGGCCGATCCCCCGTGTTGGCTACCAGCACCGTGGTGACGGGGCGGCCGCTGTTGAGTTCCAGCTCGCCAGGTTCAGGGATCAGTTCCCCGGGAATCAATCCAGCCATGGCCGATCAGCGAATGGGGTCGTGCAGGGTCACGAGCTTGGTGCCATCGGGAAACACCGCCTCAATCTGGACTTCATGGACCAGCTCAGGGATCCCCTCCATCACCTGATCGCGGCTCAGCCAGGTGGTCCCCTCGGCCATCAGCTCAGCCACGGTTCTCCCGTCCCGAGCTCCTTCGAGCACGAGAAAACTCAGCCAGGCCACCGCTTCGGGATGGTTGAGCTTGAGACCGCGGTTCAACCGGCGTTCGGCCAGGAGGGCCGCGGTGACGATCAGGAGCTTGTCCTTCTCCTGAGGGGTCAGATGCATGGCGGGGCAGAAGCCTGACATGACTCTGGTTCCGGGATGGGCTGTCCTCTGTTCAGACTGAACAGTCAGGCACGTGTTCCAAGGGGGCTCTCCTGGAATGGCCAGACCCGCGGCGGCTCTGGCGCGGCTTGTCCTTGGAACGAGCGGATCAGGGCCCAAATCCGGCAAAACCAGAACCGGGCGGCCTGGCTGGAGGGGCCGCGGTAGCGGGCCACCAGTCCCTGCTCGAGGGCGCCGCAGGCCATGGTTCCCTCCAGGCCGGCTCGCTGCTCACGGCAGCTTTGGAGCAAGTTCTCGAGCGCTGATGGGCTCAGCACTTCCCCCGCAACCCAGGCCAGGGAGCCGAAGACCGGCTGAGCGGCCATGCCGTGCTCACCGGTTAGCGCTGCATCCTTGAGCTCGAGGCGGTCCACCAATTCCCAGCGCCCGCCGTTGGCTCCGTTGCGGTGGATCTCGAGGGCAGAGCGCCAACAGCCCTGCTCGAGGTCTTCGCCTGCTGCCGTTCGTCCCAGCCGCACGATCTCCGCGCCCAGAAAGCTGGCACCGGGTTCCAGCTCGACGCGGCAGGTTTGCTCGAAGAGGCCATTGGCGTAAAGCACCAGCTCCTGCGGGAGCCATTCCAGTTGACTGCCACCCTTGAGGTCGAACTGCAGGGCTTGCCGAGACCAGATCCCCTGCGGTTGTTGACGGGAGCGTCCCACGCTTCCGTAGACCTTCTGGGCCGCGACGCTGGTCAGCAGGGCTTGGCTCTTGGCTGAGAGCTGGGCCGTGATCTGCAGTTCGTCCCCGCCTACGAGTCCGCCGGCGGTGTGCAGGATCGGCAGCTCGCAATGGCCACTGCTCTGCCATTGCGCCCGCTGCAATTTGAGCGGGGAGCTGGCCTGGCCTTGATGAATGGTGCGTTGGCTGTCCGCTGAGCCCCGCCTCTCGAACTGGAGGTCCAGCCGACCCCTCCAAGCGGATTGAGATTCAGCCATGGGCGCATACTCCGGCCCCGTCGCGCCCGCTTTGGTAGCAACCGGCACAAAGGTCTGGTGCGATGTCTCGTCAGGGTGATGGCCTTCGGATCGCATCAGGTGGAGCACGGTTCAGCCATTGTTTTGGTGGAGCGTTACCCCCAGGGCGTGCTGCTGGAGTCCGAGGCCTCGGCTCTGCAGTTGCCCCTCACGGCGGATGAGCGCACCAGCCTGCGGGGGCATCGCCGCAGCCGCTGCGGACGGGATTTGGTGCTGCAGCTTCCTCGGGGCGCGGCCCTCAAGCCCGGGGATCGTTTGTTGAGCAACGACGGCCAATGGCAGGTGCAGGTCGAGGCTGCGCCGGAGGCGGTGATGCAGGTTCGCAGCACCGAGCCTTTGGCCCTGCTGCAGGCGGCTTATCACCTGGGGAATCGCCATGTGGCGATGGAGCTGCACCCCGATCGCTTGGTCCTGTTGCAGGACAGCGTGCTGGCGAAGCTCCTACGTCAACGGCAGCTGCAGGTGGAGTGTCTCGATGCGCCCTTTCAGCCCGAGGCCGGTGCCTACGAGGGCGTTCCCCATGCCCACTCCCATGGTTAGTCGGCTTCGGCTCTATCAACTGGTCAGTCCTGCTTTGCCGGTGGGGGCCTTCAGTTATTCCGAGGGTCTGGAGGTGCTGGTTCAGGCCGGTCAGCTCACCTCGGAGCAGTCGATGGAGGATTGGCTCACCGCTGAGGTGCTGCGTGGTGGGGTGGCGATTGAGGCCGCTGCGCTCGCGCCCTTGATGGCTCTTCTGCGCGGCTGGAGGGATGGAGCGCCGGAGGCGGAACAGGAGCTGCGCAGCCTCGATCGCTGGTTGCTGGTGCAGCGGGAATCGGCGGAGCTGCGGGCTCAGCAACGTCAGATGGGCCGTTCGCTGTTGCAGCTGCTGGCCGATCTGGGCTGGCCCTTGCCTTGCGCCGGTGAGCCATTGGCCTGGCCGGCGGCCTATGCCTGGGCCTGCGCGGCCATGGAGTTGGACTCCCCTGAGGTAGAGGAGGCCTACCTCTACTCCTGGGTTGCGAACCAGCTCAGTGCGGCGGTTCGCTTGGTGCCGTTAGGCCCGACCCAGGCCCAGCGGTTGCAGTTGAAGCTCGCTCCGCTCCTCGCCAAGCGGGGGCAGGAGCTGGCGGCGAAGGACCCGAAGCAGCAGTGGAATGGTGCGGTGGGCGCGGGGATGGCCCAGTTGTTTCACGCGGAGCTCTACTCCCGCCTGTTCCGCAGCTGAGCCAATCACCATGCTCAACTTCAATGGTGCTAGGGGCTGAGGCGATGACGACCAGTCGTTTGCGGGTTGGTGTAGCGGGACCGGTGGGCTCTGGGAAGACCGCCCTTGTGGAGGCCCTCTGCCTGCGCCTGCGCGATCGCTTTGAGCTGGCGGTTGTGACCAACGACATCTATACCCAGGAGGACGCCCAATTCCTGACCCGTGCTGGAGCGTTGGAGCCCGGGCGCATTCGCGGCGTGGAAACCGGAGGGTGTCCCCACACCGCCATTCGGGAGGACTGCTCGATCAACCGGGCTGCGGTCGCGGATCTGGAGGATGCCTATCCGAATCTCGATCTGGTGTTGGTCGAGAGCGGCGGTGACAACTTGGCAGCGAGCTTCAGCCCTGAGCTGGTGGATCTCTGCATCTATGTCATTGATGTGGCAGCCGGAGACAAGATTCCACGTAAGGGCGGTCCTGGCATCACCCGATCCGACCTGCTGGTGATCAACAAGATCGATTTGGCCCCGATGGTGGGAGCCAGCCTTGAGGTCATGGAGCGCGACACCGAGCGGATGCGCCCGGGCCGCAGCTGGTGTTTCACCAACCTCCATAGCGGGGAGGGCCTGGAGCAGGTCGAGGAGTTCTTGTTGCAACAGCTACCGAAGTAGTCGCTGATTGGTTGCCATTGCTACGGCGGAATGGACGTCTTCTCCTCTGATGAATTGGTGCAAGTCTGATCAGTCTCGCAATTGCTGATTTGGTGCTTCTTGCTACCTGGAGTTGCCTGCCTAGATCAATACATTCCTCCCACCGCTGAACGACGGCGGCCGCCTTCATCGAATCAAAGTTATGGCATCTCCTTTGATGCGCAAGTCTTCGTTGCGTCTGCTGACCGGTGCAACTGCTCTGGCTACTTCTCTGAGTTTGGTGGCCTGTGGCGGTGGTGACTCTGCCTCCAATGTTCAGTACGACGACACGGTCAAGGTCGGGATTCTTCACTCCCTGACCGGCACGATGGCGATCTCTGAATCCACTCTGGTGGATACCGAGAAGATGGCCATTGATGAGATCAATGCCGCCGGTGGTGTCACCGTTGATGGCAAGAAATACAAGATTGACTACATCGTTGAAGACGGCGCTTCCGATTGGCCGACCTTTGCTGAGAAGTCCAAGAAGCTGATCGATCAGGACAAGGTGCCTGTGGTCTTCGGTGGTTGGACGTCCGCCAGCCGCAAGGCGATGCTGCCCGTTTACGAGTCGAAGGACGCTTTCCTCTACTACCCGATTCAGTACGAGGGTCAGGAGTGTTCCAAGAACATCTTCTACACCGGCGCTACTCCAAACCAGCAGTCGGAGCCCGCGACCGAATTCATGTTCAAGAAGTCGCCTGCCGCCGGCAAGCCCTTCTTCCTGGTGGGATCCGATTACGTCTTCCCCCGCACCTCCAACACCATCACCAAGCAGCAGCTCAAGTCGCTGGGTGGCAAGGTCGTTGGTGAGGACTACCTGCCCCTGGGTAACACCGAAGTCGCTCCAATCATCGCCAAGATCAAGAAGGCGATGCCCAACGGTGGTGTGATCATCAACACCCTGAATGGTGACCAGAATGTTGCCTTCTTCAAGCAGATCCAGGACGCCGGTCTGACTCCGGCCAATGGCTACTACGTGATGAGCTACTCCATCGCGGAAGAAGAGATCAGCACTATTGGACCTGAGTTCCTGGAGGGCCATTACGGCGCCTGGAACTACATGATGTCGATCGACACTCCGGCATCGAAGAAGTTCGCCGCTGACTTCAAGAAGAAGTACGGCAGTGATCGCATGGTCGCTGACCCGCAGGAGTCGGCTTACAACATGGTCTACCTCTGGAAGGCCGCTGTTGAGAAGGCCAACAGCTTCGATGATGACAAGGTGCGCGAAGCCCTGATCGGCATTGAATTCGATGCACCCCAGGGCAAGGTCAAGGTGATGCCCAACCATCACCTGTCCCAGACCGTGCGCATCGGTGAGATCACCAAGGACGGTCAGTTCAAGATCCTCCAGTCCACCAACGGTCCTGTGGCACCCCAGGCCTGGAACCAGTACGAGCCCAGCTCCAAGGGCTACGCCTGCGACTGGACGGATGCCAAGAAGGGTGAGCGCTACAAGCTCTGATCGCTCTCTCCAGCTGCTCTGACTGATGGAGGAGTCCTTCCGGGGACTCCTCTTTTTCTGCTTTCTCCCCTGCTTGCCTGCTTCGGATTTCCGTGCAACTGCTGTTTGAAAGCCTCTTCAACGGAGTGGCCATCGGCTCGGTGTTGCTGATGGCCGCCCTTGGACTGGCGATTGTGTTCGGCTTGATGGGGGTGATCAACCTCGCCCATGGCGAGCTGATCATGCTCGGCGCCTACACGACCTACGTCGTGCAGCTGATTTTCAAGCTGCCGGCCTTTGAACCCGTTTACAACCTCTACGTCTTGGTGGCAATTCCGTTGGCCTTCGTGGTGAGCGGCGTCGTTGGCATCCTGTTGGAGCGCACGGTGATTCGCCGCCTCTACGGCAATCCCCTCGAGACCTTGCTGGCGACCTGGGGGGTGAGCCTGATCCTCCAGCAGTTCGTGCGCAGTGTTCCCCTGGCGACGGCGGCGGGTGTGGTGCTTGCCCTGGTGGTGGGCTTCAGCTTGCCGTTACTCATGCCCGCCCCCTGGCTCGAGGGCCCGCGGGCTCGGTTCGTGCGTGCTGGTTGCTGGGCGACCTCGGCCTTGGCTGGGGTGCTTTTGGCGGGGGGATTGGCCTCCCAGATCTCGCGGATTGCCCGCGCCACCTCTCGCAATGTCGATGTGACTGCGCCGCAATGGATGCGCGGTGGCTTGGAGTGGGCCGATCTCACCCTGCCGGTGCCCCGGTTGGTGATCATCGTGATGACGGTCGTCTCGGTCCTCGGCGTCACCCTGTTCCTCAACCGCAGTGTCTGGGGGACGCGCATTCGAGCAGTCACCCAGAACCGGTCCATGAGTGACTGCCTGGGTATCCCGACGGATACGGTCGACGTCTTGACCTTCGGCATCGGCTCTGGATTGGCCGGGATTGCCGGTGTGGCGGTCTCGCTCTTGGGTTCGGTGGGCCCAAACGTCGGCGGCTCTTACATCGTCGGTTGCTTCATGGTTGTTGTGCTCGGCGGTGTGGGCAATCTCTTTGGCGCCGTGTTGGCGTCGTTCGCCATTGGATGGCTCACGGATCTAATCGGCGCCGGTCGCCTGCTGACGCTCTGGCCAGCGATGCCGCCGCCGCTGGCCGCGACGGTGAAGTTCTTCGCCACGACGAGCATGGCGCAGGTGATGGTCTTCGCCCTGATCGTTCTGTTCTTGCAATTCCGTCCTGCGGGCCTCTTCCCGCAGAAGGGACGCATGGTGGAGGCCTGAGCAGATGTTCCAACGTTTTCAGCTTCATCAGTCCCGCTGGCCCAAGCTCCTGCTTTGGGTGGTGATCATTGCCGCGATTGTCGCGGCACCAGCGGTCCTGCCGGTGTTTCGTCTCAACCTGCTGGGCCGTTTCCTCTCGCTCGCGATCGTGGCCCTTGGGATCGATCTGATCTGGGGCTTTACCGGCTTGCTCAGCCTGGGGCAGGGCATCTTCTTCGCCTTGGGGGGCTACGCCGCGGCGATGTACCTGCAGCTCAATAGCTCCGCCGATTTCC is a genomic window of Synechococcus sp. A10-1-5-1 containing:
- a CDS encoding APC family permease, translated to MSGLTRSLGLRSLTLAVVSGTIGSGWLFAPFYAARSAGAASLIAWVLGGVLAFGLAMVFAELGALVPSSGALAQIPMLSHGRLAGFIGGWCAWIAYLALPTIEVLAMIQYLASDLPWLTLDGGQGQVLSPLGMGCAAVLLVLMTWVNLSGVQTLARWIDTLTGWKLVVPLLISAALMLSAADWSNLLVSVGPPNQGESWLPGVVQAISGGGILFSLLGFRTAMDLAGEARDPQRTVPLAMGLGLGLSIAIYLLLQLAFLVAVPHGSLNGGWGALQLSAHGGPLVAIAMGLGLSWVVGLLLSDAVISPGATAMTYLGLSGRVAWMMGNLGLLPKRLEHLNRQAVPSTALVLSLVIGIVMLLLGPSWQQVVSFLTACLVIALAVGPVSLLALRHQLPTAQRAFALPWAAVICPLTFMISSCAVLWCGRSAVEGAMALVLVPALIFAGINHWKGQRVDGAHGRWWFGYLLGLLLLAEVSGPDRLVPGGELTQIILASAFSLAMFPIAVGARLQQASSEAKVQIN
- a CDS encoding urease accessory protein UreF, with amino-acid sequence MPTPMVSRLRLYQLVSPALPVGAFSYSEGLEVLVQAGQLTSEQSMEDWLTAEVLRGGVAIEAAALAPLMALLRGWRDGAPEAEQELRSLDRWLLVQRESAELRAQQRQMGRSLLQLLADLGWPLPCAGEPLAWPAAYAWACAAMELDSPEVEEAYLYSWVANQLSAAVRLVPLGPTQAQRLQLKLAPLLAKRGQELAAKDPKQQWNGAVGAGMAQLFHAELYSRLFRS
- a CDS encoding urease accessory protein UreD; translated protein: MAESQSAWRGRLDLQFERRGSADSQRTIHQGQASSPLKLQRAQWQSSGHCELPILHTAGGLVGGDELQITAQLSAKSQALLTSVAAQKVYGSVGRSRQQPQGIWSRQALQFDLKGGSQLEWLPQELVLYANGLFEQTCRVELEPGASFLGAEIVRLGRTAAGEDLEQGCWRSALEIHRNGANGGRWELVDRLELKDAALTGEHGMAAQPVFGSLAWVAGEVLSPSALENLLQSCREQRAGLEGTMACGALEQGLVARYRGPSSQAARFWFCRIWALIRSFQGQAAPEPPRVWPFQESPLGTRA
- the ureG gene encoding urease accessory protein UreG, giving the protein MTTSRLRVGVAGPVGSGKTALVEALCLRLRDRFELAVVTNDIYTQEDAQFLTRAGALEPGRIRGVETGGCPHTAIREDCSINRAAVADLEDAYPNLDLVLVESGGDNLAASFSPELVDLCIYVIDVAAGDKIPRKGGPGITRSDLLVINKIDLAPMVGASLEVMERDTERMRPGRSWCFTNLHSGEGLEQVEEFLLQQLPK
- a CDS encoding urease subunit beta produces the protein MAGLIPGELIPEPGELELNSGRPVTTVLVANTGDRPVQVGSHFHFFEANAALHFDREATRGQRLDIPAGTAIRFEPGDSREVQLVPFAGSRRVFGFNGLINGPLD
- the ureE gene encoding urease accessory protein UreE, producing the protein MAFGSHQVEHGSAIVLVERYPQGVLLESEASALQLPLTADERTSLRGHRRSRCGRDLVLQLPRGAALKPGDRLLSNDGQWQVQVEAAPEAVMQVRSTEPLALLQAAYHLGNRHVAMELHPDRLVLLQDSVLAKLLRQRQLQVECLDAPFQPEAGAYEGVPHAHSHG
- the ureC gene encoding urease subunit alpha; its protein translation is MPYRISRRQYAETYGPTTGDRLRLADTELILEVERDLTVYGDEVKFGGGKVIRDGMGQAQTTRADGAVDTVITNALILDWWGIVKADIGIRDGRICGIGKAGNPDTQAGVDIVVGPGTEAIAGEGHILTAGSIDTHIHFICPQQIETALASGVTTLLGGGTGPATGTNATTCTPGAFHIGRMLQAAEGLPVNLGFFGKGNASTPEAIEEQVHAGACGLKLHEDWGTTPAAIDCCLSVADRLDVQVCIHSDTLNEAGFVEDTIRAIGGRTIHTFHTEGAGGGHAPDIIKICGEANVLPSSTNPTRPYTRNTLEEHLDMLMVCHHLDPKIPEDVAFAESRIRRETIAAEDILHDLGAFSIIASDSQAMGRVGEVITRTFQTAHKMKVQRGALPEDSSRNDNTRLKRYIAKTTINPAIAHGLDQQVGSVEVGKLADLVLWKPGFFGVKPELVIKGGSIVWAQMGDANASIPTPGPVHGRPMFAAFGKALAPSCLTFVSQAALDADLPRKLGLERACVPVLNTRSGISKAAMKNNTALPKVEVDPQTYEVFANGELLSCEPAEVLPMAQRYFLL
- the urtA gene encoding urea ABC transporter substrate-binding protein — its product is MRKSSLRLLTGATALATSLSLVACGGGDSASNVQYDDTVKVGILHSLTGTMAISESTLVDTEKMAIDEINAAGGVTVDGKKYKIDYIVEDGASDWPTFAEKSKKLIDQDKVPVVFGGWTSASRKAMLPVYESKDAFLYYPIQYEGQECSKNIFYTGATPNQQSEPATEFMFKKSPAAGKPFFLVGSDYVFPRTSNTITKQQLKSLGGKVVGEDYLPLGNTEVAPIIAKIKKAMPNGGVIINTLNGDQNVAFFKQIQDAGLTPANGYYVMSYSIAEEEISTIGPEFLEGHYGAWNYMMSIDTPASKKFAADFKKKYGSDRMVADPQESAYNMVYLWKAAVEKANSFDDDKVREALIGIEFDAPQGKVKVMPNHHLSQTVRIGEITKDGQFKILQSTNGPVAPQAWNQYEPSSKGYACDWTDAKKGERYKL
- a CDS encoding urease subunit gamma — protein: MHLTPQEKDKLLIVTAALLAERRLNRGLKLNHPEAVAWLSFLVLEGARDGRTVAELMAEGTTWLSRDQVMEGIPELVHEVQIEAVFPDGTKLVTLHDPIR
- a CDS encoding branched-chain amino acid ABC transporter permease; translated protein: MQLLFESLFNGVAIGSVLLMAALGLAIVFGLMGVINLAHGELIMLGAYTTYVVQLIFKLPAFEPVYNLYVLVAIPLAFVVSGVVGILLERTVIRRLYGNPLETLLATWGVSLILQQFVRSVPLATAAGVVLALVVGFSLPLLMPAPWLEGPRARFVRAGCWATSALAGVLLAGGLASQISRIARATSRNVDVTAPQWMRGGLEWADLTLPVPRLVIIVMTVVSVLGVTLFLNRSVWGTRIRAVTQNRSMSDCLGIPTDTVDVLTFGIGSGLAGIAGVAVSLLGSVGPNVGGSYIVGCFMVVVLGGVGNLFGAVLASFAIGWLTDLIGAGRLLTLWPAMPPPLAATVKFFATTSMAQVMVFALIVLFLQFRPAGLFPQKGRMVEA